The proteins below are encoded in one region of Deltaproteobacteria bacterium:
- a CDS encoding molecular chaperone TorD family protein, translating into MEGGNPDWRVLGLFAGMLDYPGEALAPLAEEAEKVLSENRPEASSLLAEFRASLRDTSPARMEEIYTATFDLQAACCPYIGVHLFGEGHKRRIFLARLNDMYGDYRFRAAGELPDHLASVLRFLADSAWGDDARALREDGLLPALEKMAEAFPEGSANPYGKLLGALRIALRPGMPVKETPPVPGREV; encoded by the coding sequence ATGGAAGGCGGGAACCCGGACTGGAGGGTGCTGGGATTGTTCGCAGGGATGCTCGACTACCCCGGCGAGGCGCTGGCTCCGCTTGCGGAAGAGGCAGAGAAGGTACTGTCGGAGAACCGGCCGGAAGCGTCCTCCCTTCTGGCGGAATTTCGCGCATCGCTGCGCGACACTTCGCCGGCCCGGATGGAGGAGATCTACACCGCAACTTTCGATCTGCAGGCTGCATGCTGTCCTTACATAGGCGTTCACCTTTTCGGCGAGGGACACAAGCGGCGCATCTTCCTCGCGCGGCTGAACGACATGTACGGAGATTACAGGTTCCGCGCCGCCGGTGAACTGCCGGACCACCTGGCATCGGTCCTTCGCTTTCTCGCGGATTCGGCATGGGGCGACGACGCCAGGGCACTGCGCGAGGACGGGCTTCTCCCCGCCCTGGAAAAGATGGCGGAGGCATTCCCGGAAGGGTCCGCCAACCCGTACGGGAAATTATTGGGTGCGCTTCGAATCGCGCTTCGCCCCGGGATGCCCGTGAAGGAAACGCCGCCTGTTCCCGGTAGGGAGGTCTGA
- the narI gene encoding respiratory nitrate reductase subunit gamma: MSEIFLYVVFPYAAFLLAIAVGIYRYRSDRFSFTSRSSQFLEDRLLFFGSISWHYAIGIILAAHILAAIFPESWAALLGSPLRLLILEGTGLALGVAATAGIAAFALRRIFDARIAATTETMDWIVLATLLFQTGSGVYVAWKYRFGAAWYLHTAVPWLWSLARLSPEPAYVTVLPLAAKLHLLNAFFLVALLPFTRLVHLFSIPVSYAWRPNLLFRWNRKGPYLSGDGR, encoded by the coding sequence ATGTCCGAAATCTTCCTGTACGTCGTTTTTCCGTACGCAGCCTTCCTGCTTGCGATCGCCGTCGGTATCTACAGGTACCGGTCGGACCGTTTCTCCTTCACGAGCCGGTCGTCCCAGTTCCTCGAAGACCGGCTCCTTTTCTTCGGATCGATTTCATGGCATTACGCGATAGGCATCATACTGGCTGCCCACATCCTCGCCGCGATCTTCCCGGAAAGCTGGGCCGCGCTGCTCGGCTCGCCGCTGCGGCTGCTTATACTCGAAGGGACAGGGCTCGCGCTCGGCGTCGCGGCGACAGCCGGGATCGCAGCCTTCGCGCTGCGCAGGATCTTCGACGCAAGAATCGCCGCGACGACGGAGACGATGGACTGGATCGTCCTCGCAACGCTACTGTTCCAGACAGGATCGGGAGTGTACGTGGCGTGGAAGTACCGCTTCGGGGCTGCGTGGTATCTCCACACCGCGGTCCCGTGGCTGTGGTCCCTCGCGCGCCTTTCGCCGGAGCCGGCCTACGTGACCGTCCTGCCGCTCGCCGCGAAGCTCCACCTGCTGAACGCGTTCTTCCTCGTCGCATTGCTCCCCTTCACACGCCTTGTCCACCTGTTCTCGATCCCGGTTTCCTACGCATGGCGTCCCAATTTGCTCTTCCGATGGAACCGCAAGGGGCCGTACCTCTCCGGAGACGGAAGATAA
- the narH gene encoding nitrate reductase subunit beta, translating to MDVRAQVASVFHLDKCIGCHTCSIACKNVWTDRRGAEYMWWNNVESKPGTGYPTLWEDQEKYRGGWEKRGAGLDLRLQGRLSGLANLFFNPYLPSLDDYYEPWTYRYQDLFGAPQGDDQPTARPVSRITGKPIDIEAGPNWDDDLGGSPVYAESDPGLKRMSEAERREIFELERIFCFYLPRICNHCLNPACLAACPAGAIYKRGEDGIVLVNQEKCRGWRMCISGCPYKKVYYNWENGKSEKCILCYPRVETGQAPACFHSCVGRIRYLGVLLYDASRIEDTAKAQDADLVEAIRGIILDPSDGNVVSAARKCCVPEEVIASAKKSPVYRFVKEFRIALPLHPEFRTLPMLYYVPPLLPVLTAEGDGSRNIAEDLFGSLSRARVPVRYLAGMLAAGNETVVSAALKKLIAVRIRARAKSVGDVPEEDVRRALAEGSLTPEEAEAIFRLTAVSKYDERFVPPPFAADRAAEEAGAGPDIERGRTGVGFLKKSGKE from the coding sequence ATGGATGTGAGAGCGCAGGTCGCGTCGGTATTCCACCTGGACAAGTGCATCGGCTGCCACACGTGCAGCATCGCGTGCAAGAACGTCTGGACCGACAGGCGGGGCGCCGAGTACATGTGGTGGAACAACGTGGAATCGAAGCCTGGTACCGGCTACCCGACTCTGTGGGAGGACCAGGAGAAGTACCGAGGCGGCTGGGAGAAGCGCGGGGCAGGACTCGATCTGCGTCTCCAGGGGAGGCTTTCCGGCCTTGCGAACCTTTTCTTCAACCCGTACCTGCCGTCGCTGGACGACTATTACGAGCCGTGGACCTACAGGTACCAGGACCTCTTCGGAGCGCCGCAGGGAGACGATCAGCCGACAGCGCGTCCGGTGTCCAGGATCACGGGGAAACCGATCGACATCGAGGCGGGCCCCAACTGGGACGATGACCTGGGAGGCTCCCCCGTCTACGCCGAATCGGACCCGGGTCTCAAAAGGATGAGCGAGGCCGAGCGGCGCGAGATATTCGAGCTCGAACGGATCTTCTGCTTCTACCTCCCGCGGATCTGCAACCACTGCCTCAATCCCGCCTGCCTTGCAGCCTGCCCCGCAGGGGCGATCTACAAAAGGGGCGAGGATGGGATCGTGCTCGTGAACCAGGAGAAGTGCCGGGGCTGGCGCATGTGCATATCGGGGTGCCCTTACAAGAAGGTCTACTACAACTGGGAAAACGGGAAATCGGAGAAGTGCATTCTCTGCTACCCCCGTGTTGAGACCGGGCAGGCCCCCGCCTGCTTCCATTCCTGCGTCGGAAGGATCCGGTATCTCGGGGTCCTGCTCTACGACGCATCGCGGATCGAAGATACCGCGAAGGCGCAGGACGCGGATCTCGTTGAAGCGATCCGGGGGATCATCCTCGATCCGTCCGACGGGAATGTGGTTTCGGCCGCGCGCAAGTGCTGCGTCCCCGAAGAGGTGATCGCCTCCGCGAAAAAATCTCCGGTCTACAGGTTCGTCAAGGAGTTCCGGATCGCCCTCCCGCTCCACCCGGAGTTCCGCACGCTGCCGATGCTCTACTACGTCCCGCCGCTCCTGCCGGTGCTCACCGCTGAGGGCGACGGATCGAGGAACATCGCGGAGGATCTCTTCGGCTCCCTTTCGAGGGCCAGAGTCCCGGTCCGCTACCTCGCCGGGATGCTGGCGGCGGGGAACGAGACGGTGGTTTCCGCTGCGCTGAAGAAACTGATCGCCGTCAGGATCCGGGCGAGGGCGAAGTCGGTGGGAGATGTGCCGGAGGAGGATGTCCGGCGCGCGCTTGCGGAAGGCAGCCTGACTCCCGAGGAGGCCGAAGCGATTTTCCGGCTGACCGCGGTCTCCAAATACGACGAGCGGTTCGTCCCGCCCCCTTTCGCCGCCGACCGCGCGGCCGAGGAGGCCGGGGCCGGACCCGACATCGAGAGGGGACGCACCGGAGTCGGATTCCTCAAGAAATCGGGGAAGGAGTAG
- a CDS encoding nitrate reductase subunit alpha — protein MSWIRDLFDPRARKWEEFYRNRWQHDKVVRSTHGVNCTGGCSWMVHVKNGIVTWELQATDYPQLAGDLPPYEPRGCQRGISTSWYVYSPLRVKYPYMRGALMDLWREAKKRHSDPVEAWTSIMEDADGRRRYQQARGKGGFRRSSWDEALELISASAIYTIKKHGPDRIIGFSPIPAMSMLSYAGGSRFLQLLGGVSMSFYDWYSDLPNASPETWGEQTDVAESADWYNSRYIVVMGSNPSMTRTPDVHFAAEARHNGTKLVVISPDFSMTSKYADWWIPAHAGQDGALWMAANHVILSEYHAARSVPYFTDYLKRYSDAPFLVVVDEGGSAAGSSGGNGAGESWRFLRAGWLPRYGGVEHGEWKPVVWDETSGEPRSPQGSVGYRWQQENGRWNLEMKDGQDGSPLSPALTFFGSSDGVLEIGIPDFAGGSTLRRGVPVRYVDTDRGRLPVTTVFDLLMAQFGVDRGLPGDYPSGYDDSGSPYTPAWQEKYTGVDRSALIRFAREWADTAEKTEGRCSIIIGAGINHWYHNNLMYRAGMVGLILCGCVGRNGGGLNHYVGQEKLVPMAPWAALAFALDWGKPPRLTNTPSFHYVHSDQWRYERGFGEYQPMPSGGPSAGNGNGSGASLTRGHTMDVQALAVRMGWLPFFPQFDRNPLDVVRDAQKDGATDDAGIVRWAVERIKEGKLRFAVEDPDAPENWPRLWLIWRGNALMSSAKGHEYFLKHYLGTHHNAVAEEVAEGSVNEAVWRSPAPEGKLDLVVDINFRMDTSALYSDIVLPTATWYEKNDLNSTDLHSFIHPLTQAVPPCWESKSDWDIFKAIAEKVSGLAAVHLPGKVRDLVAVPLQHDTPAELAQPRVKDWKRGECEAIPGKTMPNLVVVERDYAALHRRFVSFGPLARRDGIGAHGIAWSIEDEYDAMAALDSAESWEGKRYPTIGDAVDAANLILRLAPESNGEMAHRAFKAEEKKVGLPLADLAEGSREVRYTFDDLVRQPRRALTTPCWTGITKGGRAYSAYCVNVERLVPWRTFTGRQHLYLDHEGYIAFGEHLPTYKPNPDPRAMGDITKSRPEGKSILLSYLTPHGKWHIHSTFSDNERMLTLSRGCEPLWMNDRDAAEAGIADNDWVEAYNDHGVVVTRAAATARLPRGMCMLYHSPERTVGVPKSPIRGNRRGGGHNSLIRARLKPVLMMGGYAQFTYAFNYWGPTGVNRDTLVYVRKLPGKPSW, from the coding sequence ATGAGCTGGATCCGTGACCTTTTCGATCCGCGTGCGAGGAAGTGGGAGGAGTTCTACAGGAACCGCTGGCAGCACGACAAGGTCGTCCGCAGCACCCACGGGGTAAATTGCACCGGCGGCTGTTCCTGGATGGTCCACGTCAAGAACGGGATAGTCACGTGGGAGCTCCAGGCCACCGATTATCCGCAGCTGGCGGGAGACCTCCCGCCTTACGAACCGCGAGGATGTCAGCGCGGCATTTCCACGTCCTGGTACGTCTACAGCCCTCTTCGCGTCAAGTATCCTTACATGCGCGGCGCCCTGATGGATCTATGGAGGGAAGCGAAAAAAAGGCATTCGGATCCCGTTGAGGCGTGGACCTCGATCATGGAGGATGCCGACGGGCGGCGCCGGTACCAGCAGGCTCGCGGAAAGGGAGGGTTCCGCCGTTCTTCATGGGACGAGGCGCTCGAACTGATTTCCGCAAGCGCCATATATACGATCAAGAAGCACGGCCCCGACCGGATCATCGGTTTTTCGCCGATCCCCGCCATGTCCATGCTCAGCTATGCCGGCGGATCCCGGTTTCTCCAGCTTCTGGGCGGCGTGAGCATGAGCTTCTACGACTGGTACAGCGACCTGCCGAACGCCTCGCCGGAAACGTGGGGGGAGCAGACCGACGTCGCCGAAAGCGCAGATTGGTACAACAGCCGTTACATCGTGGTGATGGGCTCCAACCCGAGCATGACGCGGACGCCGGACGTGCATTTCGCAGCGGAGGCAAGGCACAACGGCACAAAGCTTGTCGTCATTTCACCCGATTTCAGCATGACCTCGAAGTACGCCGACTGGTGGATCCCCGCCCACGCGGGCCAGGACGGCGCGCTGTGGATGGCTGCCAACCACGTGATCCTGTCCGAGTATCACGCGGCGAGAAGCGTTCCGTATTTCACCGACTACCTCAAGCGATATTCCGACGCCCCGTTCCTCGTCGTGGTCGACGAGGGCGGGTCCGCCGCAGGATCGTCCGGCGGAAACGGAGCAGGGGAATCGTGGCGGTTCCTCAGGGCGGGATGGCTGCCCCGGTACGGCGGCGTGGAGCACGGCGAATGGAAGCCGGTGGTGTGGGACGAAACGTCCGGAGAGCCCCGATCTCCCCAAGGCAGCGTCGGTTACCGCTGGCAACAGGAGAATGGCCGCTGGAATCTGGAAATGAAGGACGGACAGGACGGCTCTCCCCTCTCCCCGGCGCTTACTTTTTTCGGGTCATCCGACGGAGTGCTCGAAATCGGGATTCCCGACTTCGCGGGCGGCAGCACGCTGCGGCGGGGGGTCCCGGTAAGGTACGTGGACACGGATCGGGGACGGCTGCCGGTGACCACCGTCTTCGATCTCCTGATGGCGCAGTTCGGCGTCGACCGCGGACTTCCCGGAGATTACCCCTCCGGATACGACGATTCCGGGAGTCCGTACACCCCCGCGTGGCAGGAGAAGTACACGGGGGTGGACCGCAGCGCCCTGATCCGCTTCGCCCGCGAGTGGGCCGACACCGCGGAGAAGACCGAGGGGCGCTGCTCCATAATCATCGGCGCGGGGATCAACCACTGGTACCACAACAACCTGATGTACCGGGCGGGGATGGTCGGGCTGATCCTCTGCGGATGCGTGGGGCGGAACGGCGGAGGTCTCAACCACTACGTCGGGCAGGAGAAGCTGGTTCCGATGGCGCCGTGGGCCGCGCTGGCCTTCGCGCTCGACTGGGGGAAGCCCCCGAGGCTGACGAACACGCCGTCGTTCCACTACGTCCACTCAGACCAGTGGAGGTACGAGCGCGGCTTCGGGGAATATCAGCCGATGCCGTCCGGCGGCCCTTCCGCCGGAAACGGGAACGGCTCCGGCGCCTCGCTTACCCGGGGGCACACGATGGACGTGCAGGCGCTGGCTGTCCGCATGGGATGGCTGCCGTTCTTCCCACAGTTCGACCGGAACCCGCTGGACGTCGTGCGCGACGCGCAGAAGGATGGGGCGACGGACGACGCAGGGATCGTGCGATGGGCGGTGGAGCGCATAAAGGAGGGGAAACTCCGGTTCGCGGTGGAGGATCCCGACGCCCCCGAAAACTGGCCGAGGCTCTGGCTCATCTGGCGGGGGAATGCGCTGATGTCCTCCGCCAAGGGCCATGAGTATTTCCTCAAGCACTACCTCGGCACGCACCACAATGCCGTTGCGGAGGAGGTCGCGGAAGGCTCCGTCAACGAGGCAGTGTGGAGATCGCCCGCTCCGGAGGGGAAGCTCGACCTGGTCGTCGACATCAATTTCAGGATGGACACCTCCGCGCTTTATTCGGACATCGTCCTTCCCACCGCGACCTGGTACGAGAAGAACGACCTTAACAGCACCGACCTGCACTCCTTCATACACCCCCTGACCCAGGCGGTTCCCCCCTGCTGGGAGTCCAAAAGCGACTGGGACATTTTCAAGGCGATAGCGGAGAAGGTGAGCGGGCTGGCGGCTGTCCACCTGCCCGGCAAAGTTCGTGACCTGGTCGCAGTGCCGCTCCAGCACGACACTCCCGCCGAGCTCGCTCAGCCCCGCGTAAAGGACTGGAAACGCGGCGAGTGCGAGGCGATTCCCGGGAAAACGATGCCCAACCTGGTCGTGGTCGAGCGCGACTATGCCGCCCTGCACCGCCGCTTCGTCTCGTTCGGGCCGCTGGCCCGCAGGGACGGGATCGGGGCGCACGGGATAGCCTGGTCGATAGAAGACGAATACGACGCGATGGCGGCGCTCGACTCCGCGGAAAGCTGGGAGGGGAAGCGGTACCCCACCATCGGCGACGCCGTGGATGCGGCTAACCTCATCCTGCGACTCGCCCCCGAGAGCAACGGAGAGATGGCTCACCGCGCCTTCAAGGCCGAGGAGAAGAAGGTGGGGCTACCGCTTGCGGATCTTGCCGAAGGATCGAGGGAGGTACGTTATACGTTCGACGACCTCGTCCGCCAGCCGAGAAGGGCGCTCACGACGCCGTGCTGGACCGGGATAACCAAGGGCGGCCGTGCCTACTCCGCATACTGCGTGAACGTCGAGCGGCTCGTCCCGTGGCGGACCTTCACGGGAAGACAGCACCTCTACCTCGACCACGAAGGGTACATCGCTTTCGGAGAGCACCTGCCGACATACAAGCCGAATCCGGACCCCCGCGCTATGGGCGATATAACGAAGAGCCGCCCCGAGGGGAAATCGATCCTGCTCAGCTACCTGACGCCGCACGGCAAGTGGCACATACATTCGACATTCTCCGACAACGAGCGGATGCTCACCCTCTCGCGCGGCTGCGAGCCGCTTTGGATGAACGACCGGGACGCCGCGGAAGCCGGGATCGCGGACAACGACTGGGTGGAGGCATACAACGATCACGGCGTCGTGGTCACGCGGGCGGCGGCGACGGCCCGGCTTCCCAGGGGGATGTGCATGCTTTACCACTCCCCCGAGCGGACCGTCGGGGTACCTAAATCCCCGATCCGCGGAAACAGGAGGGGCGGCGGTCATAACAGCCTGATCCGGGCGCGCCTGAAACCGGTGCTCATGATGGGCGGGTACGCACAGTTCACTTACGCTTTCAACTATTGGGGCCCCACGGGGGTCAACCGGGACACCCTGGTCTACGTCAGGAAACTCCCCGGCAAACCCTCCTGGTGA
- a CDS encoding carboxymuconolactone decarboxylase family protein: MGQVKKKLPKAYLGMKERYGAVMDAVEELGEALKGAGPLDEKTAQLVQLAAAAAIRSEGSVHSHVRRALEAGAKPEEIRHALVLITSTVGFPTVAAAMTWAGDVLGKPRK, from the coding sequence ATGGGACAGGTGAAGAAAAAACTCCCGAAGGCATACCTTGGCATGAAAGAGCGGTACGGGGCGGTCATGGATGCGGTTGAAGAGCTTGGAGAGGCATTGAAAGGCGCGGGCCCACTCGATGAGAAGACGGCCCAACTTGTCCAGCTTGCCGCCGCGGCAGCCATCCGCTCGGAAGGATCGGTCCACAGCCACGTCCGCAGGGCGCTCGAGGCGGGGGCAAAACCGGAAGAGATCCGGCATGCCCTGGTCCTGATCACTTCGACCGTCGGGTTCCCCACGGTCGCGGCCGCGATGACATGGGCGGGAGACGTCCTGGGGAAACCCCGGAAGTAG
- a CDS encoding LOG family protein yields MKPDRARNAGRRATMDELVGELRQAVDGLAADGIDRGDIKILLRAVRELRYSFKVFAGLKSYRKVTVFGSARCAAGSPTYLQAVAFGKEMARRGWMVVTGAGEGIMEAAHVGAGPELAIGINILLPFEQADNPVIAGSDKLIHVKYFFTRKLLFIKETDGVALFPGGFGTLDEAFEILTLLQTGKSRIFPVVLVDAPGGDYWRIWRSFVERHLLARKWLSPEDLSFFRITDSAEEAAAEILGFYRVFHSMRTVGPELVIRLRRPLSKNELQGLKERFGDILSGGTFLGCAALPGEEDEPELAALPRLAFRFNRRSYGRLRMLIDALNREEAGRDGQT; encoded by the coding sequence ATGAAGCCGGATCGCGCGCGGAACGCAGGCCGAAGGGCGACCATGGACGAGTTGGTCGGCGAACTCCGCCAGGCGGTGGATGGACTGGCGGCCGACGGGATCGACCGGGGCGATATAAAGATACTTTTGCGCGCAGTGCGCGAGCTCCGGTACTCCTTCAAGGTCTTCGCCGGGCTCAAATCCTACCGCAAGGTGACGGTGTTCGGATCCGCGAGGTGCGCGGCCGGGTCGCCCACCTATCTCCAGGCGGTCGCGTTCGGCAAGGAGATGGCGCGCAGGGGCTGGATGGTCGTAACCGGGGCGGGAGAAGGGATAATGGAGGCCGCCCACGTGGGAGCGGGACCGGAACTGGCGATCGGAATAAATATCCTTCTTCCGTTCGAGCAGGCGGACAACCCGGTCATCGCCGGGAGCGACAAGTTGATCCACGTGAAGTACTTCTTCACCCGCAAGCTGTTGTTCATCAAGGAAACGGACGGAGTGGCGCTCTTTCCGGGGGGGTTCGGTACGCTCGACGAGGCATTCGAGATCCTGACGCTTCTTCAGACGGGCAAGAGCCGCATCTTTCCCGTGGTGCTCGTGGACGCCCCCGGAGGAGACTACTGGAGGATCTGGAGATCGTTCGTCGAGCGGCACCTCCTGGCGCGGAAGTGGCTATCGCCGGAGGACCTCTCGTTCTTCCGCATCACCGACAGCGCGGAGGAGGCGGCTGCGGAAATCCTCGGTTTCTACCGGGTGTTCCACAGCATGCGCACCGTCGGCCCCGAGCTCGTCATCCGGCTGCGCCGCCCGCTGTCGAAGAACGAGCTCCAAGGTCTTAAGGAACGGTTCGGGGACATCCTGTCGGGCGGCACTTTCCTTGGATGCGCGGCCTTGCCGGGGGAGGAGGACGAACCCGAACTCGCGGCGCTGCCCCGTCTTGCGTTCCGCTTCAACCGACGGAGCTACGGCCGGCTCCGAATGCTCATCGACGCGCTGAACAGGGAAGAGGCTGGTCGGGACGGGCAGACTTGA
- a CDS encoding NarK/NasA family nitrate transporter — MQNDNPQPSPLAGNLEGVARRPPSSTWLDRWEPEDERFWKTGGERIAWRTLAITTSALVLSFATWFMMSAIVVRLPQVGFRYSTMELFWLAAMPGLAGGSLRVVHTFLIPIFGTRHVVTVSTLLKLIPCIGIGIAVMNPETPFWLFMVLALLAGFGAGDFSSHMPSTSVFFPKRLQGTALGIQAGVGNFGVSLAQFVSPWIIGFAAVGTSQTLVKGGASTQVWLQNAALWYVPLLLVLAALGWVSLRSVPVMASFREQLDIFGNKHTWFCTITYLMTFGSFSGFSAAFPLLIKILYGDFPGAPDPLAYAFLGPLAGSLARTCTGPIADKVGGAILTHVVGIGLILCVGVLAFTGLLAPASLAQFPWFVAVMLLIFLLTGVGNASTFRQYPIIFSHSPRQGAGVIGWTAAVAAYGPFIFATLIGTVITRFGSPIPFFLGLGAFFVLAVAINWWYYTRKGCEKPS, encoded by the coding sequence ATGCAGAACGATAACCCGCAACCTTCCCCGCTTGCGGGAAACCTGGAAGGAGTCGCACGCAGGCCTCCCTCTTCGACCTGGCTGGACCGATGGGAGCCCGAGGACGAGCGGTTCTGGAAAACCGGGGGAGAGCGGATCGCGTGGCGTACTCTCGCCATAACTACAAGCGCACTGGTCCTCTCCTTCGCAACATGGTTCATGATGAGCGCCATTGTCGTACGCCTTCCGCAGGTCGGTTTCCGTTATTCCACGATGGAGCTTTTCTGGCTCGCGGCCATGCCGGGACTGGCGGGAGGCTCCCTGCGGGTCGTTCACACGTTTCTCATACCTATCTTCGGCACCAGGCACGTCGTAACCGTTTCGACGTTGCTCAAGCTGATCCCGTGCATCGGGATCGGCATCGCCGTCATGAACCCGGAAACGCCCTTCTGGCTATTCATGGTGTTGGCGCTGCTCGCGGGATTCGGCGCCGGCGATTTCTCCTCGCACATGCCGAGCACCAGCGTGTTCTTCCCCAAGCGACTGCAGGGGACCGCGCTCGGAATCCAGGCGGGCGTCGGCAACTTCGGCGTGAGCCTTGCCCAGTTCGTTTCTCCCTGGATCATCGGTTTCGCCGCCGTCGGCACATCGCAGACGCTGGTAAAGGGCGGAGCTTCCACACAGGTCTGGCTGCAGAACGCCGCGCTCTGGTACGTGCCGCTTCTACTTGTCCTCGCCGCATTGGGATGGGTATCGCTGAGAAGCGTCCCCGTGATGGCGTCGTTCCGGGAGCAACTCGACATCTTCGGCAACAAGCACACGTGGTTCTGCACGATTACTTATCTTATGACCTTCGGATCGTTCTCCGGGTTTTCCGCGGCGTTTCCGCTCCTGATCAAAATCCTGTACGGGGATTTCCCCGGCGCCCCCGATCCGCTGGCCTACGCTTTCCTCGGTCCCCTCGCCGGATCGCTCGCGCGCACATGCACGGGGCCCATCGCCGACAAGGTCGGCGGTGCGATACTTACTCACGTCGTCGGGATCGGCCTGATCCTCTGCGTGGGCGTCTTGGCATTCACCGGACTGCTGGCTCCCGCTTCACTTGCCCAATTCCCCTGGTTCGTAGCCGTGATGCTGTTGATCTTCCTGCTCACGGGAGTGGGGAACGCGTCCACGTTCCGCCAATATCCGATCATATTTTCCCATTCGCCGCGGCAGGGCGCGGGAGTGATCGGGTGGACGGCGGCCGTCGCTGCATACGGCCCGTTCATCTTCGCAACCTTGATCGGAACGGTGATAACGCGGTTCGGCTCGCCGATTCCTTTCTTCCTCGGGCTCGGCGCATTCTTCGTCCTGGCCGTCGCGATCAACTGGTGGTATTACACGCGCAAGGGTTGCGAAAAACCGAGCTGA
- a CDS encoding S8 family serine peptidase — MPHPLWCELEGAAGAEAVLGGYDPASDKWRFSLEGPFWSAVKHAHGLGYRGSGKRVAVIDSLCDLSIPKLAGLVDRVKSYVPQSGAKASMQHGTVVALLIAEVAPECRLDIYSVVRDGVVDPYAVRDAVRDAAGSDADIVNLSLGTPHKFSFTEEVIRMFSEILLGRAAFSKRKLSPENPDCVLCEAASAAAVKGKKVFAAAGNNSGSVFCPGRQDAVYAVGFMSESRENLPAEGGGETERAFSLAPHAPQAMLADFRIREIPGMLGTSFASPLFAGAAALGLSNGELEAYRTSGRAGADASFYQATLAATAPERQDPVLLQRADELFQRAIRHLPHVHNVLQAAMSPGHPYMDPTECPSCGIFAEFIYTNAGLYKLCRGNPKEARILLETARAVAPWSADAAANLAAAWRDLGGIDRAKELFETALSLRPGFPAYTMALEELRK, encoded by the coding sequence ATGCCGCATCCCTTGTGGTGCGAGCTGGAGGGAGCCGCGGGTGCCGAGGCGGTGCTCGGCGGCTACGATCCCGCCTCGGACAAGTGGCGATTTTCCCTGGAAGGACCTTTTTGGAGCGCCGTGAAACATGCCCACGGTCTTGGCTACCGCGGCAGCGGGAAACGGGTGGCCGTCATCGACTCGCTCTGCGACCTTTCGATTCCAAAGCTGGCCGGGCTCGTCGATCGCGTGAAGAGCTACGTCCCGCAAAGCGGGGCAAAGGCTTCGATGCAGCACGGGACGGTGGTGGCGCTCCTCATCGCCGAAGTGGCGCCGGAGTGCAGGCTCGACATTTATTCCGTCGTGAGGGACGGGGTGGTCGATCCGTATGCGGTCAGGGACGCGGTACGCGATGCGGCCGGGTCCGATGCGGATATAGTCAACCTGAGCCTGGGTACTCCGCACAAGTTTTCCTTCACGGAAGAAGTCATCAGGATGTTTTCGGAGATCCTTCTGGGGCGGGCGGCATTCAGCAAACGTAAATTGTCTCCCGAAAACCCGGACTGCGTGCTGTGCGAGGCGGCATCGGCGGCCGCAGTCAAGGGCAAGAAGGTGTTCGCGGCCGCCGGCAACAATTCGGGCAGCGTTTTCTGCCCCGGGCGCCAGGATGCCGTGTACGCCGTCGGCTTCATGAGCGAATCGAGGGAAAATCTCCCGGCGGAAGGCGGCGGCGAAACGGAGAGGGCTTTTTCCCTGGCTCCCCACGCTCCGCAGGCTATGCTGGCGGATTTTCGCATCCGTGAAATACCGGGAATGCTCGGAACGAGTTTCGCAAGTCCCCTGTTCGCCGGCGCGGCGGCCCTTGGCTTGAGCAACGGAGAGCTGGAAGCCTACCGGACGAGCGGAAGAGCGGGAGCGGATGCCTCCTTTTACCAGGCTACGTTGGCGGCGACCGCCCCGGAGCGGCAGGATCCCGTCCTTCTCCAGCGCGCCGATGAATTGTTTCAGCGAGCGATCCGGCACCTGCCGCATGTGCACAACGTACTGCAGGCTGCGATGTCTCCGGGCCATCCGTACATGGATCCGACGGAATGCCCTTCATGCGGAATCTTCGCGGAATTCATATACACCAATGCCGGCCTGTACAAATTGTGCAGGGGAAATCCGAAGGAGGCCCGCATCCTGCTGGAAACCGCCCGGGCGGTCGCACCCTGGAGCGCCGACGCAGCGGCGAATCTCGCCGCGGCCTGGCGGGACTTGGGCGGGATCGATCGGGCGAAAGAACTGTTCGAGACCGCTCTTTCGCTGCGTCCGGGGTTTCCCGCGTACACGATGGCGCTGGAGGAACTGCGGAAGTAG